A window of Planifilum fulgidum genomic DNA:
ATAATACCATCCCCGCCCCTTTCCGGGGGATCAAAAATCGGAAAGGGGTGACCAAGACAAGGCTGAGTGGGTATGCGAGGATCCGGGCCGCCGGATTGAAGGGATCCGTCCGTCCCGGAACAGTCCCTTCGAACCCTTCGCCCTGATCTTCAGATGGGGGGCGAGGCGTCCGGCCCGCCCCCTCTTCTTCGCGCTAATCCAGGTAGGCGTATCCCGGGAGGGTGAGGAATTCGGCCAATTGATCCTGGGTGATCAGGCGGGTCAACAGCTCCCGGGCCTCGTTGAACTTGCCCTTTTCAAAGGCCTCCTCGCCGATCTCCCCACGGATCCGGTCCAGCTCCTCCTGCATGAGCTCTTCCACCATCTCCCAGGTCACCTTGCGGCCGTCCTCCAATTTGCCCTCGGGATGGCGAATCCACTGCCACAGCTGGGCCCGGGAGATTTCGGCCGTGGCCGCATCCTCCATCAGGTTGTCGATGGCGACGGCTCCGTAACCCCGGAGCCAAGCCTCCACGTACAGAAGCCCCACCCGCAGATTGGTTCGGACTCCCTGTTCCGTGATGGGCCCCTCGGGAACGGCCACCAGATCCTTGGCCGTCACCTCCACATCGTCCCGCTTCTTGTGAATCTGGTTGGGCGTGGGCATCAGCTCGTCGAAGATCTCCTTGGCCACGGGAACCAGCCCCGGATGGGCCACCCAGGTTCCGTCATGGCCGTCGGAGGCTTCCCGCCGCTTGTCTTCCCGCACCTTGGCCATGGCCGCCTCGTTCTTCTCCGGGTCATCCTTCACCGGGATCTGGGCGGCCATGCCTCCGATCGCCGGCGCTCCCCTCCGGTGGCAGGTTTTGATCGTCAACAGGGTGTAGGCCCGCATGAAGGGCACAGTCATCGTCACCCGGTTGCGGTCGGGAAGGATCACCTCCGGCCGTTTGCGGAACCGCTTCAGATAGCTGAAAATGTAGTCCCAACGGCCGCAGTTCAATCCCGCGGAGTGTTCCCTCAGCTCGTAGAGAATCTCATCCATCTCGAAGGCGGCCGTGATCGTTTCAATCAGAACGGTCGCCTTGATGGTGCCCCGGGGAATCCCCAGTTCATCCTGTGCAAAGTTGAACACATCGTTCCACAGCCGGGCCTCCAGGTGGCTCTCCATCTTCGGAAGGTAGAAATAGGGGCCCGTCCCCCGATTGATCAATTCCTTGGCGTTGTGGAAGAAATACAGTCCGAAGTCGAAAAGGCCGCCGGACACCGCATCCCCGTCGAC
This region includes:
- the aceB gene encoding malate synthase A, with translation MTTTLSCPEGVEVKGRVTPEVAEILTPEALDFVARLERKFGERRKELLARRAQRQERFDAGELPDFLPETRSIREGSWTIAPLPEDLQDRRVEITGPAGDRKMVINALNSGAKCFMADFEDALSPTWENVIQGQINLRDAIRRRIDYVSPEGKKYALKDEVATLIVRPRGWHLEEKHLFVDGDAVSGGLFDFGLYFFHNAKELINRGTGPYFYLPKMESHLEARLWNDVFNFAQDELGIPRGTIKATVLIETITAAFEMDEILYELREHSAGLNCGRWDYIFSYLKRFRKRPEVILPDRNRVTMTVPFMRAYTLLTIKTCHRRGAPAIGGMAAQIPVKDDPEKNEAAMAKVREDKRREASDGHDGTWVAHPGLVPVAKEIFDELMPTPNQIHKKRDDVEVTAKDLVAVPEGPITEQGVRTNLRVGLLYVEAWLRGYGAVAIDNLMEDAATAEISRAQLWQWIRHPEGKLEDGRKVTWEMVEELMQEELDRIRGEIGEEAFEKGKFNEARELLTRLITQDQLAEFLTLPGYAYLD